One window of the Nothobranchius furzeri strain GRZ-AD chromosome 3, NfurGRZ-RIMD1, whole genome shotgun sequence genome contains the following:
- the haus4 gene encoding HAUS augmin-like complex subunit 4 isoform X2, giving the protein MSDSFESTITSLFGNGNGLHQQVLASFPLCDVTEEDLTQNPQFCKLLATLTQHVDRTGLTVSLKAELDKAEQELQNQRRFWLWSESLYRGLQEMTQDYCVRKHRSSVPPDQNKFYETMERCLLVAQCALKLDHSSTPNLDQPSVLGLTPQQVMELMPPEENVQRMKASLPRHVERHLKEKCLSLLSYYQPEWEHESEGLKSNKLVHLSGLLNEEKRRSETLKETSRENTVMLQRQTQLYLSEMMKCLQLLQTLILDHRLKIQTDLDKKKLDYFESKCELVLQKIKTEMVEIQLDTYTTETISTHRKIREKLGSELKAGKEEKQAAELSLSSFEILGREFQTLADEYCRLRQEIDMKTWALKELTQNNDA; this is encoded by the exons ATGTCCGATAGTTTCGAGTCAACTATCACGTCGTTGTTCGGTAACGGAAACGGTCTTCACCAACAGG TTCTCGCCTCCTTCCCACTGTGTGATGTGACCGAGGAGGATCTGACTCAGAACCCTCAGTTTTGCAAACTTCTAGCAACTTTGACTCAACACGTGGACCGAACTGGACTCACGGTGTCCCTGAAAGCAGAACTGGACAAG GCTGAGCAGGAGCTCCAGAACCAAAGGCGTTTTTGGCTCTGGTCTGAGAGCCTCTACAGGGGGCTGCAGGAGATGACCCAGGACTACTGTGTGAGGAAACACAGATCCTCCGTTCCCCCTGATCAGAATAAG TTCTATGAAACGATGGAGAGGTGTCTTCTGGTGGCTCAGTGTGCTCTAAAGTTGGATCACAGCAGCACTCCCAACCTAGACCAGCCATCTGTGCTGGGCTTGACTCCACAGCAGGTGATGGAGTTAATGCCGCCTGAGGAG AATGTACAAAGAATGAAAGCTTCTCTTCCCAGACACGTGGAGAGACATCTGAAGGAAAAGTGTCTCAGCCTCCTCTCCTACTACCAGCCCGAATGGG AACACGAGAGTGAAGGTCTGAAGAGCAACAAGCTGGTTCATCTATCGGGCTTGTTGAACGAGGAGAAGAGAAGATcagaaactctgaaggagacgagtCGGGAAAACACCGTCATGTTGCAACGACAGACCCAGCTCTACCTCTCT GAGATGATGAAGTGCCTTCAGCTTCTCCAGACTCTCATCTTGGACCACCGGTTGAAGATCCAGACAGACCTGGACAAGAAGAAATTAGATTACTTTGAAAGCAAATGTGAATTAGTCTTACAGAAAATAAA AACTGAAATGGTGGAAATTCAGCTGGACACCTACACCACCGAGACCATTTCTACTCACAGAAAGATAAG GGAGAAGCTGGGATCCGAGCTGAAGGCCGGTAAAGAGGAGAAGCAGGCCGCTGAGTTGAGTCTGTCATCCTTTGAGATTTTGGGAAGAGAATTCCAGACGCTGGCTGATGAGTACTGCAGACTACGGCAGGAGATAGACATGAAGACGTGGGCTCTGAAGGAGCTGACCCAGAACAATGATGCATAA
- the haus4 gene encoding HAUS augmin-like complex subunit 4 isoform X1 — protein sequence MSDSFESTITSLFGNGNGLHQQVLASFPLCDVTEEDLTQNPQFCKLLATLTQHVDRTGLTVSLKAELDKAEQELQNQRRFWLWSESLYRGLQEMTQDYCVRKHRSSVPPDQNKFYETMERCLLVAQCALKLDHSSTPNLDQPSVLGLTPQQVMELMPPEENVQRMKASLPRHVERHLKEKCLSLLSYYQPEWGCCFVSEHESEGLKSNKLVHLSGLLNEEKRRSETLKETSRENTVMLQRQTQLYLSEMMKCLQLLQTLILDHRLKIQTDLDKKKLDYFESKCELVLQKIKTEMVEIQLDTYTTETISTHRKIREKLGSELKAGKEEKQAAELSLSSFEILGREFQTLADEYCRLRQEIDMKTWALKELTQNNDA from the exons ATGTCCGATAGTTTCGAGTCAACTATCACGTCGTTGTTCGGTAACGGAAACGGTCTTCACCAACAGG TTCTCGCCTCCTTCCCACTGTGTGATGTGACCGAGGAGGATCTGACTCAGAACCCTCAGTTTTGCAAACTTCTAGCAACTTTGACTCAACACGTGGACCGAACTGGACTCACGGTGTCCCTGAAAGCAGAACTGGACAAG GCTGAGCAGGAGCTCCAGAACCAAAGGCGTTTTTGGCTCTGGTCTGAGAGCCTCTACAGGGGGCTGCAGGAGATGACCCAGGACTACTGTGTGAGGAAACACAGATCCTCCGTTCCCCCTGATCAGAATAAG TTCTATGAAACGATGGAGAGGTGTCTTCTGGTGGCTCAGTGTGCTCTAAAGTTGGATCACAGCAGCACTCCCAACCTAGACCAGCCATCTGTGCTGGGCTTGACTCCACAGCAGGTGATGGAGTTAATGCCGCCTGAGGAG AATGTACAAAGAATGAAAGCTTCTCTTCCCAGACACGTGGAGAGACATCTGAAGGAAAAGTGTCTCAGCCTCCTCTCCTACTACCAGCCCGAATGGG GATGCTGTTTTGTCTCAGAACACGAGAGTGAAGGTCTGAAGAGCAACAAGCTGGTTCATCTATCGGGCTTGTTGAACGAGGAGAAGAGAAGATcagaaactctgaaggagacgagtCGGGAAAACACCGTCATGTTGCAACGACAGACCCAGCTCTACCTCTCT GAGATGATGAAGTGCCTTCAGCTTCTCCAGACTCTCATCTTGGACCACCGGTTGAAGATCCAGACAGACCTGGACAAGAAGAAATTAGATTACTTTGAAAGCAAATGTGAATTAGTCTTACAGAAAATAAA AACTGAAATGGTGGAAATTCAGCTGGACACCTACACCACCGAGACCATTTCTACTCACAGAAAGATAAG GGAGAAGCTGGGATCCGAGCTGAAGGCCGGTAAAGAGGAGAAGCAGGCCGCTGAGTTGAGTCTGTCATCCTTTGAGATTTTGGGAAGAGAATTCCAGACGCTGGCTGATGAGTACTGCAGACTACGGCAGGAGATAGACATGAAGACGTGGGCTCTGAAGGAGCTGACCCAGAACAATGATGCATAA